One part of the Saprospiraceae bacterium genome encodes these proteins:
- a CDS encoding histidine kinase: MKINAHSICIDDRNIILIGLPLMSVLISMLLFHEHYTSGDWGYIAVCIPLSLIYTGAFWFSLRWFYIRIRQKYPKFNQIGKRIGLLACAFLIVYFLVNFGLDAFLNWLIPSHIEEKNLLFEGIATLIVSSLIMSIYEGIYFYKELETTVVEKVNLERHYVESQLESLRNQVNPHFLFNSLNTLVYLIPEEPAKAVNFVRQLSKVYRYVLESRDAQVISLNTELSNLESYIFLLKERFGENLEVLMPNEKLSETMGIVPLTLQMLIENAIKHNIISKDRPLRIELLIKVDCIIVQNNLQRKNQVTDSTGVGLENIQSRYQLLSEKKVEVTESIDRFIVRLPIILLHPKEL, from the coding sequence ATGAAAATAAACGCTCATAGTATTTGCATCGATGATCGGAATATAATTTTGATCGGACTACCCCTTATGAGTGTACTGATATCCATGTTGTTATTTCATGAACATTATACAAGTGGAGATTGGGGATATATAGCCGTTTGCATTCCATTGTCTTTAATTTATACGGGTGCTTTTTGGTTTTCACTTCGATGGTTTTATATTCGAATTCGACAGAAATATCCAAAATTTAACCAAATTGGCAAACGCATCGGTCTCTTGGCATGTGCATTTTTGATTGTATATTTTTTAGTAAATTTTGGATTGGATGCATTCCTAAATTGGTTAATTCCAAGTCATATTGAGGAAAAGAATTTATTATTTGAAGGCATTGCAACATTGATTGTATCTTCCTTAATTATGTCTATTTATGAAGGTATTTATTTTTATAAAGAACTTGAAACTACTGTAGTTGAAAAAGTAAATCTGGAACGCCATTATGTTGAATCACAACTTGAAAGTCTGCGCAATCAGGTAAATCCACATTTTTTATTTAATAGCCTCAATACACTTGTTTATTTGATTCCAGAGGAACCTGCTAAAGCAGTAAATTTTGTGCGTCAATTGAGTAAAGTTTATCGGTATGTCCTGGAAAGTCGGGATGCTCAGGTGATTTCTTTGAATACTGAATTATCGAATTTAGAATCCTATATTTTTCTTTTGAAGGAGCGCTTTGGCGAAAATCTGGAAGTCCTAATGCCCAATGAAAAATTATCAGAAACTATGGGTATCGTACCGCTCACATTGCAGATGTTAATAGAAAATGCAATCAAGCACAATATTATATCCAAAGACAGACCCTTGCGAATAGAGCTACTCATTAAAGTAGATTGTATTATTGTGCAAAATAATTTACAACGCAAAAACCAAGTTACCGATTCAACCGGGGTCGGACTAGAAAACATACAAAGCAGGTATCAATTATTGAGTGAAAAAAAAGTGGAAGTTACAGAAAGCATAGATCGTTTTATCGTGCGTTTACCAATTATTCTATTACATCCAAAAGAATTATAG
- a CDS encoding response regulator transcription factor has product MRVLIIEDELPASKQITKIMENLFPEFVVLNVLDSIESSIRWLQTNPAPDVIFMDIQIADGLSFDIFKQVNITSKVVFTTAFDQYAVQAFRVNAIDYLLKPIEPEELKRVIHKIRTQTNSTESLNFELLNKMIQKEKIKERFLVRNGAHLISIASDDIFLFQSSDGLTQAITKDYKKYFVDYTLEKLEDLLQAEKFYRINRNLLIHQQSIQQIVPHLNGRLKLKLEPPGDEDIYVSRERVQGFKEWLGG; this is encoded by the coding sequence ATGCGCGTATTGATCATTGAAGATGAATTGCCTGCGAGCAAACAGATTACTAAAATAATGGAGAATCTATTTCCAGAATTTGTCGTCCTGAATGTGTTGGATTCTATTGAAAGCAGTATTCGATGGTTGCAAACAAATCCAGCACCAGATGTTATTTTTATGGATATCCAAATTGCGGATGGTTTGAGTTTTGATATATTTAAGCAAGTGAATATTACATCCAAAGTTGTTTTTACAACAGCCTTTGATCAATATGCAGTTCAGGCATTTCGGGTAAATGCAATAGACTATTTATTAAAACCAATCGAGCCGGAAGAATTAAAGCGTGTAATTCATAAAATCAGGACACAAACAAATTCAACGGAATCCTTAAATTTTGAATTACTGAATAAAATGATTCAAAAAGAAAAAATTAAAGAACGTTTTTTAGTGCGCAATGGTGCACATCTTATTTCAATAGCCAGCGACGATATTTTTTTGTTTCAGTCTTCAGATGGATTAACCCAAGCTATTACGAAAGATTATAAAAAGTACTTTGTAGACTATACACTTGAGAAATTAGAAGACCTTTTACAAGCTGAAAAATTCTATCGGATCAATAGAAATTTATTAATTCATCAACAAAGTATTCAACAGATAGTGCCTCATTTAAATGGCAGACTAAAACTAAAATTGGAACCACCTGGAGATGAAGACATTTATGTAAGTCGCGAACGGGTGCAAGGATTTAAAGAATGGTTAGGTGGATAA
- a CDS encoding ABC-F family ATP-binding cassette domain-containing protein, whose protein sequence is MNYLTLEHITKIHGEKVLFEDLSIMINQGDKAAIVARNGSGKSSLMRIIAGEDSSDGDKASVYLNKDVRVGYLGQDPDFDHEDTILDAVLSSESEAMEPLKALYRAQNTHDPKEIEKALHQMDEHHAWEMDTTMRELFGKFQLPGFDFKVKHLSGGQKKRLALVRLLSVKPDFLILDEPTNHLDLEMIEWLERFLEQSQITLFMVTHDRYFLNNVCNQIYELDRGILYKYQGDYEDFLEKKSIRMQQESIYKDKTEKLLRKELDWVRRMPKARTTKNKARVDRFYDLKESLDGPKEQGTIEFEIDQPRLGSKVLELHHVTKSFGEKKIIDGFTYKFRPTDRVGIIGPNGSGKTSFIKLITGNLKSDQGKIIIGETVQFGHYEQDGLQVRDDKRVIDVIRDIADYIPLKKGHKLSAEGLLERFLFPRPQQQVLVSQLSGGEKRRLYLLTVLISNPNFLILDEPTNDLDIITLNVLEDYLLEFPGCIVIVSHDRYFMDKIVQHVFVLNTDGKIQDYPGNYSDYRASLLNQPKVTSNSEKENPQIKDKGKEKKQGFNEKREMNQIEKDLEKLSKERELLVAKFSDSTMDNQEISVINKRLTEIQDLLDQKELRWMELVDASS, encoded by the coding sequence ATGAACTACCTTACCCTAGAACATATTACTAAAATACATGGAGAAAAAGTCCTTTTTGAGGATCTTTCGATCATGATTAACCAAGGCGATAAAGCTGCCATTGTAGCTCGGAATGGTTCCGGAAAATCATCGTTGATGCGTATTATTGCTGGGGAAGACAGCTCAGATGGTGATAAAGCAAGTGTATACCTTAATAAAGATGTTAGAGTTGGGTATCTTGGTCAGGATCCAGACTTTGATCACGAGGATACTATCCTGGATGCTGTTTTGAGTTCTGAAAGTGAGGCTATGGAGCCTTTAAAAGCTTTGTATAGAGCTCAAAATACTCACGATCCCAAAGAAATTGAGAAAGCATTGCATCAAATGGACGAACATCATGCCTGGGAAATGGATACTACCATGCGTGAGTTATTTGGTAAATTTCAATTGCCTGGTTTTGATTTTAAGGTAAAGCATCTCAGTGGAGGACAAAAAAAGAGGCTGGCTTTGGTGCGATTATTAAGTGTTAAACCTGATTTCCTTATTCTAGACGAACCTACCAATCACCTGGATCTGGAGATGATAGAATGGCTGGAACGCTTTTTAGAGCAATCGCAGATAACCCTTTTTATGGTTACCCATGACCGGTATTTTTTAAATAATGTTTGCAATCAAATATACGAACTGGATCGAGGTATTTTATATAAATACCAAGGGGATTATGAAGATTTTTTGGAAAAGAAATCGATCCGAATGCAGCAAGAGTCAATTTATAAAGACAAGACCGAAAAATTACTTCGTAAGGAACTCGATTGGGTGCGAAGGATGCCTAAAGCCAGAACTACAAAAAACAAAGCGCGTGTCGACCGATTTTATGATCTGAAAGAAAGTCTTGATGGTCCAAAAGAGCAAGGTACTATAGAATTTGAAATCGACCAGCCGAGATTAGGTTCAAAAGTGTTAGAATTACATCATGTCACAAAATCCTTTGGAGAGAAGAAAATTATTGATGGATTCACATATAAATTCAGACCTACAGACAGAGTAGGAATTATTGGTCCGAATGGTTCTGGAAAAACCAGTTTTATTAAATTGATAACGGGTAATTTAAAATCAGATCAGGGTAAAATAATTATTGGTGAAACCGTTCAATTTGGGCATTATGAACAAGATGGCTTGCAAGTGCGGGATGACAAAAGGGTCATTGATGTAATTCGGGATATAGCCGATTACATTCCATTAAAAAAAGGACACAAATTATCAGCTGAAGGATTATTAGAGCGCTTTTTATTTCCAAGACCACAACAACAAGTGTTGGTATCTCAATTAAGTGGAGGTGAAAAAAGGAGATTGTATTTATTAACCGTATTGATTTCGAATCCAAATTTTTTGATATTGGATGAACCTACCAATGATTTGGATATTATTACTTTAAATGTTTTGGAAGATTATTTATTGGAGTTTCCGGGCTGTATTGTAATTGTAAGTCATGACCGGTATTTCATGGATAAAATAGTACAACATGTTTTTGTTTTGAATACGGATGGAAAGATTCAGGATTACCCTGGGAATTACTCAGATTATCGCGCCTCTTTATTGAATCAACCAAAAGTAACTTCAAATTCTGAAAAAGAAAATCCGCAGATCAAAGACAAAGGCAAAGAAAAAAAGCAAGGATTTAATGAAAAGCGCGAGATGAATCAAATTGAAAAGGATCTCGAAAAGTTATCTAAAGAACGGGAACTTTTAGTCGCTAAATTTAGTGATAGCACCATGGATAACCAGGAAATTTCAGTCATTAATAAGCGACTTACAGAAATCCAGGATTTATTAGATCAAAAAGAATTGCGCTGGATGGAATTGGTAGATGCCAGTTCCTGA
- a CDS encoding HAMP domain-containing histidine kinase yields the protein MSSGKITTIIIFSVLVILGISVMQVYYIKQTFNKEETSFHQSVSIALRNTAQGIAKYNKAKLTEKGLIVREASNFYEVNVNTPIDQSVLAVLLETEFEKQGIAIPFEYGIYDCSSNELVYSECCNVPNQKKVAVKKNKKSKKNDVTNYFVVKFPEKESYVYQKMGYVIFFSGLLLAACLILVSAIWIILRQKRYSDLMKDFVNNMTHEFKTPISSIKISADVLVNNPMIEEDKRLFQYANIIRDQTKRLNDQVEKVLQIAKTESSTFSLKKEELDLHELLKEICNHQQMRIQDAGGSITMELNSKRYKVKADRFHMVNVLSNILDNAIKYSEENLQIILRTFDLNHVCVIEIEDKGIGIKKDDLPYLFQKFYRVSTGDIHNVKGFGIGLYYVKRICDEHGFELSVESEYKKGTIVRILVKNSHK from the coding sequence TTGAGTTCCGGTAAGATTACAACCATTATTATTTTCAGTGTCCTGGTTATCCTGGGCATCTCGGTAATGCAGGTTTATTACATCAAACAAACTTTTAATAAAGAAGAAACCTCTTTTCATCAATCTGTAAGTATCGCGCTTCGCAATACTGCTCAGGGAATTGCAAAATACAACAAAGCAAAATTAACGGAAAAGGGTTTAATCGTTCGAGAAGCCAGTAATTTCTATGAAGTAAATGTAAACACGCCAATAGATCAATCTGTGCTAGCCGTTTTGTTGGAAACAGAATTTGAAAAACAAGGTATCGCCATTCCATTTGAGTATGGTATTTATGATTGCTCGAGTAATGAATTGGTATATAGCGAATGCTGTAATGTTCCCAATCAAAAAAAAGTAGCTGTTAAGAAAAACAAGAAGTCTAAAAAGAATGATGTTACCAATTATTTTGTTGTAAAATTTCCAGAAAAAGAATCTTATGTCTACCAGAAAATGGGCTATGTAATCTTTTTTTCTGGTTTATTATTGGCAGCTTGTTTAATATTGGTTTCTGCTATTTGGATTATTTTACGACAAAAACGGTATTCGGATTTAATGAAAGATTTTGTCAATAATATGACTCATGAATTTAAAACCCCGATTTCATCCATAAAAATTTCTGCAGATGTATTGGTAAATAATCCAATGATAGAAGAGGATAAGCGTTTATTCCAATATGCAAATATTATTCGCGATCAAACGAAGCGTTTAAATGATCAGGTAGAAAAAGTTTTACAAATTGCAAAAACGGAATCTTCCACTTTTAGCTTAAAAAAGGAAGAACTGGATTTGCATGAGTTACTTAAAGAAATTTGTAACCATCAGCAAATGCGGATTCAGGATGCCGGAGGTTCTATAACTATGGAATTGAATTCCAAACGATATAAAGTAAAAGCAGATCGCTTTCATATGGTAAATGTCTTGTCTAATATTTTGGATAATGCAATTAAATATAGTGAAGAAAATCTACAGATAATATTGCGAACTTTTGATTTAAATCATGTTTGTGTCATTGAAATAGAGGACAAAGGAATTGGAATTAAAAAGGATGATTTACCCTATTTATTTCAAAAATTTTATAGGGTTTCTACTGGTGACATCCATAATGTCAAAGGATTTGGTATTGGTTTATATTATGTAAAACGGATCTGTGACGAACATGGTTTTGAACTTAGTGTAGAAAGTGAATACAAGAAAGGAACAATTGTACGTATATTGGTCAAAAATTCTCATAAATGA
- a CDS encoding response regulator transcription factor — protein sequence MKKARLLYAEDDETLSFITKDHLELQGYEVLHCSSGAAAFEKFKSEKFDLVILDVMLPEMDGFTIAENIRKKDHQIPILFLTAKSMKEDRIHGLKLGGDDYLTKPFSIEELILKIEIFLRRSKVFEAPTEEKEIQVGIYVYMPLEYQLVLNNDARILTQRESELLSFLLKNKNKVIKRSVILETLWGEDDYFMGRSLDVFISRLRKYLGEDPDIKIDNIHGIGFKFVCP from the coding sequence ATGAAAAAAGCAAGGTTATTATACGCCGAAGATGACGAAACCTTATCTTTTATAACGAAAGACCATCTGGAATTACAAGGGTACGAAGTATTGCATTGTTCAAGCGGTGCAGCTGCATTCGAAAAATTTAAAAGTGAGAAATTTGACCTGGTAATTTTAGATGTTATGCTTCCTGAAATGGACGGGTTTACAATTGCTGAAAACATCCGTAAAAAGGATCATCAGATTCCAATCCTTTTCCTGACTGCAAAGTCAATGAAGGAAGACCGGATTCATGGTTTAAAACTAGGCGGGGACGATTACCTCACCAAGCCATTTAGCATTGAAGAGTTGATTTTAAAAATTGAAATCTTTTTAAGACGATCTAAAGTCTTTGAAGCCCCGACAGAAGAAAAAGAAATTCAGGTAGGGATATACGTATATATGCCTTTAGAATACCAATTGGTATTAAATAATGATGCCCGTATTCTAACTCAACGCGAAAGCGAACTACTAAGTTTCTTGCTTAAGAATAAGAATAAAGTAATCAAAAGGTCAGTAATTCTGGAGACCCTTTGGGGTGAAGACGATTACTTTATGGGTAGAAGTTTAGACGTATTTATTTCCAGGCTTCGGAAGTATCTAGGCGAAGATCCGGATATAAAAATTGACAACATCCATGGTATCGGATTTAAGTTTGTATGTCCTTAG
- a CDS encoding DUF4271 domain-containing protein, whose protein sequence is MSLDLKRFFPILLIICWFTVLSVSQSSNPFDIRKAQVSIDSQLLIKKDSSENVVINPFELRPGSKSSIAGTPGQAKSQIMSWINKPANTRLQASEIQSLLFWALLFLSFLLAIALNINRSVTIKLYRSLINLNFLSLLYRESKEENLLIYYLLYGLYFIGASLFIYLSIIHFKGLKEPIYILYIASGVLLIYGIRHLSLKLLGMIYGIYKESDRYLFSIVIFSCIMAILLIPADFIITFVNPDIGRKCIWLICLIFVILYIYRQLREIIFAVNLWRGHIFHFLLYLCTFEIAPLVLMFVFLERQGVV, encoded by the coding sequence ATGTCCTTAGATTTAAAACGATTCTTCCCTATTTTACTAATTATTTGTTGGTTTACCGTGCTTTCTGTAAGTCAAAGCAGCAATCCATTTGACATTCGAAAAGCTCAAGTTTCAATTGACAGTCAGTTACTTATAAAAAAAGATAGCAGCGAAAACGTAGTCATAAATCCATTTGAATTACGACCTGGTTCAAAGAGCAGTATTGCAGGCACTCCAGGTCAAGCCAAAAGTCAAATCATGAGCTGGATAAATAAACCAGCGAATACCAGGCTGCAGGCTTCTGAAATTCAATCCCTCTTATTTTGGGCACTTTTATTTTTAAGTTTTTTACTGGCTATTGCCTTGAATATCAATCGGAGTGTCACTATTAAACTCTATCGAAGTTTGATAAACCTTAATTTCCTGAGTTTACTATACCGGGAAAGCAAAGAAGAAAATCTATTGATATATTATTTGCTCTATGGTTTATATTTTATTGGTGCCAGTCTTTTTATTTATCTCAGCATCATCCATTTTAAAGGACTTAAAGAGCCCATTTATATACTCTATATTGCTAGTGGTGTGCTCTTAATTTATGGCATCAGACATCTCAGTCTCAAGCTATTAGGAATGATATATGGCATTTACAAAGAATCCGACCGGTATTTGTTCAGCATTGTTATATTCTCTTGTATTATGGCAATTTTATTAATTCCAGCTGATTTTATCATCACTTTTGTGAATCCTGATATTGGCAGGAAGTGTATTTGGTTAATTTGCTTGATTTTCGTTATTTTATATATATATAGACAACTTCGAGAAATAATATTTGCAGTCAATTTATGGCGGGGGCATATTTTTCATTTTTTGTTATATCTTTGCACCTTCGAAATCGCACCTTTAGTCCTAATGTTCGTTTTTCTTGAGAGGCAGGGTGTGGTATAA